The sequence GGCGAGCGGCAAGCGCACCCTCGCGCCCGACGTCGCGGCGCAGCTGGCCGAGCGGGTTGTCCGCCCGCGCGAGGCGCTGTCTGGGCGGGAGATTGAGATCTTGAAGGCCCTGGCCACCGGCGCGAGCAATAAGCAGCTGGCGCAGGGGCTTTTCATCTCGGAGGCGACCGTGAAAACGCATTTGATTCACATCTATCAGAAGCTGGGCGTGGACAACCGGACGGCGGCGGTGAACGTGGCGCGGGAAAGGAAGCTGGTGTGACAGCTCTCGACTGCGTTGTTGTCGGTGGGGGACAGGCGGGCCTGGCCACGGGGTATTACCTGAAGAAATTCGGCGTGGACTTTGTCATCCTCGACGACGCCGAGGCCCCCGGCGGCAGCTGGCGCCACGCGTGGGACACGCTGACGCTGTTTTCGCCTGCGTCGGCGTCCAACCTGCCAGGCTTGCCGATGCCCCGCGTCGACGGCTTCCCACCCGCCAGCCACGTCATCGACTACCTCACGCAGTACGAAAGGCACTACGACCTGCCCGTGCGTCACGGGGTGCGCGTGGATCGGGTGGACTATGCGGAGGATACCGGGCTGTATTCGGTCGGCGGCTACACCGCGCGGGCGGTAGTCGGCGCGACGGGGACGTGGTCGACGCCGTTCATCCCGGCGTACCCGGGGTCGTTTCCCGGCCGGCAGTGGCACACGAAGACGTATCCGGGCTCGTCGCCGTTCCATGGCGCGAGCGTGTCCGTGGTCGGGGGAGCCAACTCCGGCGCCCAGATCGCCGCGGATTTGCTGCTTGACGATGCCGTGGGCGACGTC is a genomic window of Corynebacterium massiliense DSM 45435 containing:
- a CDS encoding NAD(P)-binding domain-containing protein, translating into MTALDCVVVGGGQAGLATGYYLKKFGVDFVILDDAEAPGGSWRHAWDTLTLFSPASASNLPGLPMPRVDGFPPASHVIDYLTQYERHYDLPVRHGVRVDRVDYAEDTGLYSVGGYTARAVVGATGTWSTPFIPAYPGSFPGRQWHTKTYPGSSPFHGASVSVVGGANSGAQIAADLLLDDAVGDVTWYTRGAPRWMPDDVDGRVLFRRNRERLNAMLRGEEDPGSESELGDIVVVPAVKKARDAGLLESTPMFDSLDEVQTDHLIWCTGFRPTLGPFRHVRDTPRLYLVGYGTWTGPGSATITGVAPFAKRTAQEIRDYLTTV